The following proteins are encoded in a genomic region of Chloroflexota bacterium:
- a CDS encoding cyclic nucleotide-binding domain-containing protein: MNPLHSPATSQAPRVVILGGGYGGIYAALGLQKQAKRGHIALSLISRDNYFQFQPMLAEVLSGSIEPPHVVNPIRRLCKHLDFHQAEIIGVDTKNRCVSVRYPGQTSDHTISYDHLLVAVGSGSDLTMLPGMSEHAFAFRSIGDAFRLRNHIIGILEEAEVEENPLRKQALMTFVIAGGGYTGIEVAAEINSFVKEAAKSYRKVRPSDVKVIVLQAMDRILPELTPDLAAFSHRILEHRGIDIRLKTLLKGATAERAILADGTAILTRTLVAAIGSSTNPVVRTLSGEHDKKGRLVTDELLRVRGLENVWAVGDCASIPDLVTGGACPPTAQYALRESRHVAKNIKAVVSGRQPKPFRFKILGVFVPLGRFTGAAQVFNLRLSGFVAWFLYRTYYLYQLPRVERKLRVLIDWNLELFFRRDIVKQEVHASDAVARAHYEEGETIFSEGEIANRFYIILKGKIQISRLRNSHREEIATLGPGEFFGEVSLLRGGMRTATVRAVTPVDLLTMDGTDFRAIASTSKQFNEMIEETIRRRAQMPPQQHR, translated from the coding sequence ATGAACCCCCTCCATTCTCCGGCAACCTCCCAAGCGCCTCGCGTTGTTATCCTCGGCGGAGGCTACGGAGGCATCTACGCCGCCCTTGGGCTACAGAAACAAGCAAAACGCGGACACATCGCCCTCTCCTTGATCAGCCGGGACAATTACTTTCAGTTCCAACCCATGCTGGCTGAGGTTCTCTCCGGAAGCATCGAGCCGCCGCACGTCGTGAACCCCATCAGGCGACTCTGCAAGCATCTGGACTTCCACCAGGCAGAAATTATTGGTGTTGACACCAAGAACCGATGTGTGAGCGTCCGCTATCCCGGGCAAACGTCCGATCACACGATCTCCTACGACCACCTGCTCGTAGCCGTCGGCAGCGGCAGCGACCTTACGATGCTCCCAGGCATGTCTGAACATGCCTTCGCCTTCCGCAGCATCGGCGACGCCTTCCGCCTCCGGAACCACATCATCGGCATCCTGGAAGAGGCCGAGGTGGAAGAGAACCCGCTCCGCAAGCAGGCGCTGATGACCTTCGTTATCGCCGGAGGCGGGTACACAGGCATCGAAGTGGCTGCGGAGATCAACTCCTTCGTGAAGGAAGCGGCCAAGAGCTATCGCAAGGTCCGCCCGTCAGATGTGAAAGTCATCGTGCTTCAAGCCATGGACCGGATCCTCCCAGAGCTTACACCCGACCTGGCCGCATTCAGCCATCGCATCCTCGAACACCGCGGTATCGACATCCGCCTGAAAACGCTCCTTAAGGGAGCGACAGCCGAACGGGCCATACTCGCCGATGGAACCGCGATCCTCACCCGTACCCTTGTGGCCGCCATCGGCTCCTCCACGAATCCCGTTGTACGCACACTGAGCGGCGAGCACGATAAGAAGGGCCGCCTGGTCACCGATGAGCTGCTCCGCGTCCGCGGTCTGGAAAACGTCTGGGCTGTCGGCGATTGCGCCTCCATCCCAGACCTCGTAACCGGCGGCGCCTGCCCGCCGACTGCCCAATACGCTCTTCGTGAATCGCGGCACGTCGCGAAGAACATCAAGGCAGTTGTCAGCGGCAGACAGCCCAAGCCCTTCCGATTTAAGATCCTCGGCGTCTTTGTCCCGCTCGGAAGGTTCACCGGAGCTGCGCAAGTCTTCAACCTGCGCCTCTCCGGCTTTGTCGCGTGGTTCCTCTACCGAACCTATTATCTCTATCAATTGCCGCGCGTGGAACGGAAGCTTCGCGTCCTGATCGATTGGAATCTGGAACTCTTCTTCCGCCGCGATATCGTCAAGCAAGAGGTCCACGCCAGCGACGCCGTCGCCCGCGCCCATTATGAAGAGGGGGAGACGATCTTTTCGGAAGGTGAAATCGCCAACCGCTTCTATATCATCCTGAAGGGCAAAATCCAGATATCACGCCTGCGCAACAGCCACCGGGAGGAAATCGCGACCCTGGGTCCGGGTGAGTTCTTCGGCGAAGTTTCTCTCTTGCGCGGGGGGATGCGCACTGCAACCGTTCGCGCCGTCACGCCGGTGGATCTCCTGACGATGGACGGGACCGACTTCCGCGCCATCGCCAGCACATCGAAGCAGTTCAACGAGATGATCGAAGAGACGATTCGCCGCCGGGCTCAGATGCCCCCGCAGCAGCATAGATAG
- a CDS encoding S1 RNA-binding domain-containing protein — MVTKPPSDDGAQMDRLLDEADRTFTSLERGQVVDGVIMKVDKDGLLVNVGQKTEGVVPAREMRSVPMDSWDQFKPGGKIVVTVIRPESEEGHAILSLDRAAGEVGWRKLQEYAESGGAIEGQVIGHNRGGAVVMVEGVQGFIPLSQISSVPRMPAGSTEVPDLSGLVGKKLHLKFIEVNKKRNRAILSERAASQEVRQAKKTRLMDELKEGDIRKGRISGVTSFGAFVDLGGADGLIHISELSWKSVRSPEEVVKVGDEVDVYVIKVDRKAKRIALSLKRTQAEPWAAVASTYTIGQIIPATISKLATFGAFAQLDGSVEGLIHISELSDKMVQHPKDVVREGDKVAVKVVRIEPERRRIGLSIKQVKTTEAEELFAKYKSGEDDRRVERPALSTAMAAQIAEAVASSEGQPQA; from the coding sequence ATGGTCACTAAACCCCCGTCTGATGACGGCGCCCAGATGGATCGGCTGCTTGATGAAGCTGATCGAACCTTCACGTCACTTGAACGCGGCCAGGTTGTAGACGGCGTCATTATGAAGGTGGACAAGGACGGCCTCCTTGTGAACGTCGGCCAGAAGACGGAAGGGGTCGTCCCCGCGCGTGAGATGCGCAGTGTGCCGATGGATTCCTGGGACCAGTTCAAGCCCGGCGGCAAGATCGTCGTAACCGTCATCCGCCCTGAATCTGAAGAGGGGCATGCCATCCTCTCCCTGGACCGCGCGGCTGGGGAAGTAGGCTGGCGCAAACTGCAGGAATACGCCGAATCCGGCGGGGCCATCGAGGGACAGGTCATCGGCCACAATAGAGGCGGTGCCGTCGTGATGGTGGAGGGCGTGCAGGGCTTCATCCCTCTCTCACAAATATCCTCCGTTCCACGCATGCCTGCCGGGAGCACGGAGGTCCCGGACCTCTCCGGCCTTGTGGGAAAGAAGCTGCACCTTAAGTTCATCGAGGTCAACAAGAAGCGTAATCGGGCGATCCTCTCTGAGCGGGCCGCCAGCCAGGAAGTCCGACAGGCGAAAAAGACCCGCCTCATGGACGAGCTGAAAGAGGGGGATATCCGCAAAGGTCGGATCAGCGGCGTCACCAGCTTCGGCGCCTTCGTTGACCTTGGCGGGGCAGACGGCCTCATCCACATCTCGGAGCTCTCCTGGAAGTCCGTCCGTTCTCCTGAAGAGGTAGTTAAGGTTGGCGATGAAGTGGATGTCTATGTCATCAAGGTGGACAGGAAGGCCAAGCGCATCGCCTTGAGCCTGAAGCGCACCCAGGCGGAGCCGTGGGCCGCGGTGGCCAGCACGTATACCATCGGTCAGATAATCCCTGCTACCATCAGCAAACTCGCGACGTTCGGCGCCTTCGCCCAGTTGGACGGGTCCGTCGAGGGCCTTATCCATATCTCTGAGCTTTCAGATAAAATGGTTCAACACCCTAAAGATGTCGTTAGAGAGGGCGATAAGGTTGCCGTGAAGGTTGTGCGAATCGAACCTGAGCGCCGCCGCATCGGATTAAGTATCAAGCAAGTGAAGACGACCGAAGCGGAGGAGTTGTTCGCCAAGTACAAGAGCGGCGAAGACGACAGAAGGGTCGAGCGGCCTGCGCTCAGCACTGCGATGGCCGCACAGATCGCCGAGGCTGTTGCCTCAAGTGAGGGGCAGCCCCAGGCATAA
- a CDS encoding thiolase family protein: MDKPVIIDGARTAIGRFGGGFKDFSAADLGGVVIKEALKRSHVDPAQVDEVTVGNVLQMNNDSYTARLASLSAGVPKEVPAMTINRWCSSGLEAINFGAQLIMTGEAETVVGAGTENMSQTPYLVPYVARWDGLRLGDATLKDGLVGALNCPVNHYHMGVTAENVASRYEVSRDEQDKLALLSQQRAGRAQKDGRFKKQIVPVSIPQRKGDPKIVETDEHVRADTTMEGLAKLQPAFKKGGTVTAGNASGLNDGAAAVVMMSAAKAKSLGLKPRLRWYARAVAGVDPSEMGTGPVPAVRKLLKKTGMSIKDIDVIELNEAFAAQAGYCIRELGLDMEKTNINGSGISLGHPVGATGAIMTVKAMEELERTGGEFALVTMCVGGGQGVATLFQRLN; the protein is encoded by the coding sequence ATGGACAAACCAGTCATCATTGACGGTGCGCGCACGGCGATCGGCCGCTTCGGCGGCGGCTTCAAAGACTTCTCCGCAGCCGATCTCGGCGGCGTGGTCATCAAAGAAGCGTTGAAGCGCTCCCACGTAGACCCCGCGCAGGTGGACGAGGTGACGGTCGGCAACGTCCTCCAGATGAACAACGATAGCTATACGGCCCGTCTCGCCTCCCTCAGCGCGGGCGTTCCCAAAGAAGTGCCGGCCATGACCATCAACCGCTGGTGCTCCTCCGGGCTGGAGGCCATCAACTTCGGCGCGCAGCTCATCATGACGGGAGAGGCGGAGACCGTCGTAGGCGCGGGCACGGAGAACATGAGCCAGACGCCGTACCTTGTGCCATATGTGGCTCGGTGGGACGGCCTCCGCCTCGGCGATGCCACTCTCAAGGACGGCCTTGTGGGGGCCCTCAACTGCCCGGTGAACCACTACCACATGGGCGTGACTGCGGAGAACGTCGCCTCTCGCTATGAGGTGAGCCGGGACGAGCAAGACAAGTTGGCCCTTCTCAGCCAGCAGCGCGCCGGTCGTGCCCAAAAAGATGGCAGGTTCAAGAAGCAGATCGTCCCTGTCTCCATCCCCCAGCGCAAGGGCGACCCGAAGATCGTGGAGACGGACGAGCATGTCCGCGCCGATACGACGATGGAGGGCCTGGCCAAGCTCCAGCCCGCCTTCAAGAAGGGCGGCACAGTAACCGCCGGCAACGCTTCCGGCCTGAACGATGGCGCGGCGGCCGTGGTGATGATGTCCGCCGCAAAGGCAAAGAGCCTGGGCCTCAAACCGCGCCTGCGCTGGTACGCTCGCGCCGTAGCAGGGGTCGACCCCAGCGAGATGGGGACAGGTCCGGTGCCTGCGGTCCGCAAACTGCTTAAGAAGACCGGCATGTCTATCAAGGACATTGACGTCATTGAGCTGAATGAGGCTTTTGCCGCCCAGGCCGGTTACTGCATCCGGGAGCTTGGCCTGGACATGGAGAAGACAAACATCAACGGCAGCGGCATCTCCTTGGGGCATCCCGTAGGGGCCACCGGCGCCATCATGACGGTGAAGGCGATGGAGGAGCTGGAGCGCACAGGCGGCGAGTTCGCCCTGGTGACGATGTGCGTGGGCGGCGGCCAAGGCGTTGCCACGCTGTTCCAACGCTTGAACTAG
- the trmD gene encoding tRNA (guanosine(37)-N1)-methyltransferase TrmD, producing MKISVLTLFPGMFTGPLTESILKRAVESGIVTIALSNIRDFTHDKHNVVDDTPYGGGPGMLMKPAPLAEAIEVANRTAKDKARVIHLSPQGRVLTQGLVKELAREKHLILVCGHYEGVDERAAATLFDDEVSIGDYVLTGGEPAAWVLIDAVVRLLPGALGDPGSPAHDTFSDGLIQYPQYTRPPNFNGMPVPDVLLSGDHRAIAKWRRRQSILRTLTRRPDLLEGAGISPEEVADALRWASEQKSDT from the coding sequence ATGAAGATTTCAGTTCTTACGCTCTTCCCCGGCATGTTCACGGGGCCGCTTACCGAAAGCATCCTTAAGCGGGCAGTGGAATCCGGCATCGTCACGATCGCCCTCAGCAACATCCGAGACTTCACCCACGATAAGCACAACGTAGTGGACGACACCCCGTACGGCGGCGGACCCGGGATGCTCATGAAGCCCGCCCCGCTTGCAGAGGCCATAGAAGTCGCCAATCGTACCGCAAAGGATAAAGCGCGGGTGATTCACCTCTCTCCCCAGGGCCGGGTGCTCACGCAGGGCCTGGTAAAGGAACTCGCGAGAGAAAAACATCTCATCCTGGTCTGCGGCCACTATGAGGGGGTAGATGAGCGGGCCGCCGCAACACTCTTTGATGATGAGGTGAGTATCGGCGACTACGTTCTCACCGGCGGGGAGCCTGCCGCCTGGGTGCTCATAGATGCCGTGGTCCGCCTCCTGCCGGGCGCGTTGGGCGACCCCGGCTCGCCCGCACACGATACCTTCTCCGACGGCCTCATCCAGTACCCACAGTACACACGCCCGCCGAACTTCAACGGCATGCCCGTGCCTGATGTTCTCCTCAGTGGCGACCACCGGGCCATCGCTAAATGGCGCAGGAGGCAGTCTATCCTGCGAACACTGACCCGTCGTCCTGACCTACTGGAAGGGGCGGGCATCTCCCCGGAAGAAGTGGCCGATGCCCTCCGTTGGGCCTCTGAACAGAAGAGTGACACCTAA
- the priA gene encoding primosomal protein N' translates to MTYAEIAVDAPAGQGDTFTYSVPAGLRLRPGQLVEVPFGPRQAPGFVFTLSKTTAYPGELRQVTRVIDERPWLSDVQIALAKWVSTYYRSPAYAAAALVVPPDLRQRVTTIYSPVPQPTLEQVRGIKEPAAKLLGHLASSGPSAQGALEKRFGKRLAASALRILVSRNLVQRSWLFAKPKVGPKLAPVVFLAVSLPKALAEVSRLESTGKPAEAKQALLLLDIALSGEEGAFESSLRRSHTAVTTTLASLERRGLVQRSRTRVMRDPLANISPAKSAPLTLTAEQQAAWNAVEAAIAAKPSARKPLLLFGVTGSGKTELYIRALERVVRQGKRGIVLVPEIALTPQIVERFAERFLGRVAVLHSGLTPGERFDEWWRIHEGEASVVIGSRSAIFAPQPDLGLIVLDEEHEWTYKQEENQPLYHARDVALKLAELTGATVILGSATPSLESYHCALTGRYQLLELKERIGASLETGKSGALAQVSIVDMREELKGGNSSIFSNALRSEMHRALAAGEQVILFLNRRGAATFVQCRDCGYVARCRRCDSPLTYHSDAADLECHRCGYHVRAPSLCPECGGRRIRYMGLGTQRLEEETAQAFPAARLLRWDRDVTQARGSHEAIVRRFIAHQADVLIGTQMLAKGLHIPSVTLVGVVNADIGLHSPDFRAAERVFQVLTQVAGRSGRGERPGRVIFQTYSPDNYAILAAATQDYPAFFADEVRRRMELGLPLLTRIARLLFQHTNRQAAQEEAEKTANHLSVTADTLGLPGTKVIGPAPAPYERLRGRYRWQVLVQGLDPNALLDAVKLSKEWLVDIDPQHMM, encoded by the coding sequence ATGACCTACGCGGAAATCGCCGTTGACGCCCCTGCCGGTCAGGGTGACACCTTTACTTACAGCGTCCCTGCCGGGCTGCGCCTTCGTCCAGGCCAGCTTGTAGAAGTCCCCTTCGGCCCGCGTCAGGCCCCAGGCTTTGTCTTCACCCTCTCAAAGACCACGGCGTACCCCGGTGAGCTCCGTCAGGTCACCCGGGTCATTGACGAACGGCCCTGGCTCTCGGATGTCCAGATCGCGCTCGCCAAATGGGTCTCCACCTACTATCGCTCGCCCGCCTATGCCGCCGCCGCCCTCGTCGTCCCGCCCGACCTTCGCCAGCGTGTGACCACTATCTATAGCCCGGTGCCCCAGCCCACATTAGAACAGGTCCGCGGCATCAAAGAGCCGGCGGCAAAGCTCCTTGGACACCTCGCCTCCTCCGGTCCATCAGCCCAGGGGGCTCTGGAGAAGCGCTTCGGCAAACGGCTTGCCGCTTCGGCCCTCCGCATCCTTGTCTCTCGCAATCTCGTCCAGCGCTCATGGCTCTTCGCCAAGCCCAAGGTGGGGCCGAAACTTGCCCCGGTCGTCTTCCTTGCCGTCTCCCTGCCAAAGGCTCTCGCCGAAGTATCGCGCCTCGAATCCACCGGCAAGCCCGCCGAAGCAAAGCAGGCGCTGCTCCTTCTTGATATCGCCCTTTCCGGCGAAGAAGGAGCCTTCGAATCTAGCCTCCGCCGGAGCCATACGGCCGTCACAACAACCCTTGCCTCCCTTGAAAGGCGCGGCCTGGTCCAACGCTCCCGCACGCGCGTCATGCGCGACCCGCTGGCAAACATCAGCCCTGCAAAGAGTGCGCCCCTTACATTGACGGCTGAACAGCAAGCCGCGTGGAACGCCGTAGAAGCTGCGATCGCCGCCAAGCCGTCCGCGCGAAAACCCCTGCTCCTCTTCGGCGTTACAGGCAGCGGCAAGACCGAGCTCTACATACGCGCCCTTGAGCGCGTCGTCCGGCAAGGCAAGCGCGGCATCGTGCTTGTCCCGGAGATCGCGCTGACGCCGCAGATCGTGGAGCGCTTTGCAGAGCGTTTCCTTGGGCGGGTCGCCGTCCTCCACAGCGGCCTCACGCCAGGTGAGCGCTTCGATGAGTGGTGGCGCATCCATGAGGGCGAAGCGAGCGTCGTCATCGGCTCGCGCAGCGCCATCTTCGCCCCACAGCCCGATCTCGGACTTATCGTCCTGGATGAAGAGCACGAATGGACCTACAAGCAGGAAGAGAACCAGCCCCTCTATCACGCGCGCGACGTGGCCTTGAAGCTCGCCGAACTGACCGGCGCCACCGTCATCCTTGGAAGCGCCACACCTTCGCTGGAGAGCTACCACTGCGCCCTCACCGGCCGGTATCAGCTCCTAGAGCTGAAGGAGCGCATCGGCGCCTCGCTTGAGACCGGGAAATCAGGCGCCCTTGCCCAGGTCAGCATCGTGGATATGCGGGAAGAGCTGAAAGGCGGCAACTCCAGCATCTTCAGCAACGCCCTCCGCTCCGAGATGCACCGCGCCCTTGCCGCTGGCGAGCAAGTGATCCTCTTCCTCAACCGCCGAGGCGCGGCGACCTTCGTCCAGTGCCGCGATTGCGGCTACGTCGCCAGGTGCCGCCGCTGCGATTCGCCCCTCACCTACCACAGCGATGCCGCCGACCTGGAGTGCCATCGCTGCGGCTATCATGTGCGCGCCCCAAGCCTCTGCCCCGAATGCGGCGGCAGGCGCATCCGCTACATGGGCCTCGGCACCCAGCGGCTGGAGGAAGAGACGGCTCAGGCATTCCCTGCGGCGCGCCTCCTGCGGTGGGATCGCGATGTGACGCAGGCGCGCGGCTCCCATGAGGCCATCGTCCGCCGCTTCATCGCCCACCAGGCGGATGTGCTCATCGGCACGCAGATGCTCGCCAAAGGCCTGCACATCCCCAGCGTCACTCTCGTCGGTGTCGTCAATGCCGATATCGGTCTCCACTCGCCGGATTTTCGCGCCGCCGAGCGCGTCTTCCAAGTCCTCACCCAGGTGGCTGGGCGTTCCGGACGCGGCGAGCGTCCGGGCCGGGTCATCTTCCAGACCTATTCCCCGGACAACTATGCCATCCTGGCCGCCGCGACCCAGGACTACCCCGCCTTCTTTGCAGATGAGGTGCGGCGTCGCATGGAGCTTGGCCTCCCGTTGCTTACGCGCATCGCCCGCCTCCTCTTCCAGCACACGAACCGGCAAGCCGCCCAAGAAGAGGCTGAAAAGACGGCCAACCACCTTTCCGTCACTGCAGATACGCTTGGTCTTCCTGGAACAAAAGTGATTGGGCCTGCCCCTGCGCCCTACGAACGCCTGCGGGGACGCTATCGCTGGCAGGTGCTGGTCCAAGGCCTTGACCCCAACGCCCTGCTCGATGCCGTCAAGCTCTCCAAAGAATGGCTGGTGGACATAGACCCGCAGCATATGATGTAG
- a CDS encoding MogA/MoaB family molybdenum cofactor biosynthesis protein produces the protein MITVGILTISDAASRGQRVDTSGENIAKLVSRLDAAVKARKVIPDEAAQIAETFRTWADVEHLDLILSTGGTGLAPRDVTPEATRQVIDREVPGLAEWMRAESAKRNIHAVLSRGVVGVRGQTLIVNLPGSPKGVSEMLELIMPVLPHAIQIMKGVQDDHTPPKADSHKHHDHREHHHD, from the coding sequence ATGATTACCGTCGGCATCCTTACCATCAGTGACGCCGCGTCCCGAGGTCAGCGTGTGGATACCAGCGGCGAAAATATCGCCAAGCTCGTATCCAGGCTGGATGCCGCCGTCAAGGCACGCAAAGTCATCCCGGATGAGGCTGCCCAGATCGCCGAGACATTCAGGACTTGGGCGGACGTTGAACACCTCGACCTCATCCTTTCGACAGGCGGCACCGGTCTTGCCCCTCGAGATGTCACGCCCGAAGCCACCCGCCAAGTGATAGATCGCGAGGTGCCGGGACTCGCCGAATGGATGCGCGCCGAGAGCGCCAAGCGCAACATTCATGCCGTCCTCAGCCGGGGAGTGGTTGGAGTGCGGGGCCAGACGCTTATCGTGAATCTTCCAGGCAGCCCCAAAGGCGTCAGCGAGATGCTGGAACTGATCATGCCCGTCTTACCCCATGCCATCCAAATCATGAAGGGCGTTCAGGACGACCACACTCCTCCCAAGGCTGACTCGCACAAGCACCACGACCACAGAGAGCACCACCACGACTAG
- a CDS encoding 50S ribosomal protein L19, producing the protein MDARKLFEIKATIKVPDLKPGDTVNVKSQVKEGDRTRSQSFQGVVVREGGSGPSRSFTVRRIAHGVGVERTYLVHSPLLESVELLRKGSVRRAKLGYLRGLSARDARIKEKGRLAAEEAAEAAPAAEKPVAPAEAKS; encoded by the coding sequence ATGGACGCACGCAAACTTTTCGAGATTAAGGCAACCATCAAGGTCCCGGACCTGAAGCCTGGAGACACGGTCAACGTCAAGTCCCAGGTCAAGGAAGGCGATAGGACACGCTCCCAATCCTTCCAGGGCGTTGTCGTCCGGGAAGGCGGCTCCGGCCCCTCCAGGTCTTTCACCGTCCGCCGCATCGCCCACGGTGTCGGCGTCGAGCGCACCTACCTGGTGCACTCGCCGCTCCTTGAGTCCGTGGAACTCTTGCGCAAAGGCTCCGTCCGCCGGGCAAAGCTTGGCTACCTGCGCGGCCTCTCCGCCCGCGATGCCCGCATCAAGGAAAAGGGCAGGCTCGCTGCTGAAGAGGCGGCCGAAGCTGCGCCTGCCGCAGAAAAGCCAGTCGCTCCGGCCGAAGCCAAGAGCTAA
- the def gene encoding peptide deformylase → MSPPLRRGNASPIIRLNVASVTRPLKGIQVAVHPVRQAPDPVLSTKTKRVTKIDAKIKRLIEDLFDTMVAEHGVGLAANQIGVPLRVAVIVIPAAEDAPEERYVLINPEFVKKGGQRTISEGCLSVAGYRGTITRSEWVKVKALNAEGKEFRLKAEGLLAQALEHEIDHLDGVLYVDRLREQGGLETLQKVEETPEPVEA, encoded by the coding sequence ATAAGCCCTCCTTTGCGAAGGGGAAATGCCTCCCCTATAATCAGGTTGAACGTAGCGTCCGTCACGCGTCCCTTGAAAGGTATCCAAGTGGCCGTCCATCCAGTCCGCCAAGCGCCGGACCCGGTGCTGAGCACAAAGACAAAGCGCGTCACAAAGATCGACGCCAAGATCAAGCGATTGATCGAGGATCTATTCGATACGATGGTCGCTGAGCATGGTGTCGGTCTTGCCGCGAATCAGATCGGCGTGCCTCTTCGCGTGGCCGTCATCGTCATCCCTGCCGCGGAGGATGCGCCGGAGGAGCGCTACGTCCTTATCAACCCGGAGTTCGTGAAAAAGGGCGGTCAACGAACGATCAGCGAGGGCTGCCTAAGCGTCGCAGGCTACCGGGGAACGATCACCCGCTCCGAATGGGTCAAGGTCAAAGCGCTGAATGCAGAAGGCAAGGAGTTCCGCCTGAAGGCGGAAGGACTTCTTGCCCAGGCCTTGGAGCATGAGATAGACCACTTAGACGGCGTCCTCTATGTGGATCGCCTCCGCGAGCAGGGCGGGCTCGAGACGTTGCAAAAGGTCGAAGAGACGCCCGAGCCGGTAGAGGCCTAG
- a CDS encoding MFS transporter, with amino-acid sequence MATTSRTFSSLQLRTAAEHIQASRLKRWPFAFNFYSMATNTADSLLLVFASALGAGVGVVALIEALGDMLSAIAPFGVGKVVDRVQSPRKYLTMVFAAAATLMIAFAITNNPMVLVVLCIGWGIVFVSAGPVVPIVLTRLFRRSEWATQQARLSAMNSLGTATAFGLCVLWLFVGGRMIGEANSIRILFVLGAIMCCIAIAFALLWLRPADHQKHGASGGQETAPPRSAALAKPASMAKSGPITWKHKTAYSDGLKNLFLTTMVLFFGIGIMGGIYPAYMMQELDAEVYKVVIGSTVFNLAAGLAMPHVAHNMGKMMPARLHALGSLGRSAAFLCIGLVGLVLTGTPAHLAVIGLMAFSGLTWAATATSGGNRLVYLAPAGQKGTASGHFTAFSFMALAAGAIVGGQVAGFFGYFPAFVIAAIAAFIASILAIRL; translated from the coding sequence ATGGCCACAACGTCCCGGACCTTCAGTTCGCTGCAACTGCGGACAGCCGCTGAGCACATCCAGGCCAGCAGGCTGAAGCGGTGGCCCTTCGCCTTTAACTTCTACTCGATGGCCACCAACACCGCCGATTCTCTCCTTCTTGTTTTTGCTTCCGCACTGGGAGCGGGGGTCGGGGTGGTTGCGTTGATTGAGGCCCTTGGAGATATGCTTTCAGCCATCGCGCCGTTCGGGGTGGGTAAGGTCGTTGATCGGGTGCAATCGCCGCGGAAGTATCTGACTATGGTCTTTGCCGCAGCCGCGACCCTGATGATTGCTTTTGCCATCACAAACAATCCCATGGTGTTGGTTGTCCTGTGTATCGGGTGGGGAATCGTCTTTGTTTCCGCTGGGCCTGTAGTGCCTATCGTCTTAACCCGTCTTTTCCGGCGGTCCGAGTGGGCGACCCAGCAGGCGCGATTGAGCGCCATGAACTCCCTCGGCACCGCCACGGCCTTCGGCCTGTGCGTGCTCTGGCTCTTTGTGGGAGGGAGGATGATCGGCGAGGCGAACAGCATCCGCATCCTTTTCGTACTCGGCGCGATCATGTGCTGCATCGCCATCGCCTTTGCATTGCTGTGGCTGCGCCCCGCGGACCATCAGAAGCACGGGGCTTCCGGAGGTCAAGAGACGGCGCCACCACGGTCTGCGGCCCTCGCGAAGCCCGCCTCGATGGCGAAGAGCGGCCCGATCACCTGGAAACACAAGACAGCGTATAGCGATGGCCTGAAGAATCTCTTTCTTACAACGATGGTTCTCTTTTTCGGCATCGGCATTATGGGCGGCATCTATCCCGCCTACATGATGCAGGAGCTTGATGCAGAGGTGTACAAGGTTGTCATCGGCTCCACGGTCTTCAACCTGGCGGCGGGGCTTGCGATGCCTCATGTGGCGCACAACATGGGCAAGATGATGCCGGCGCGCCTTCACGCCCTGGGAAGCCTGGGGCGCAGCGCCGCGTTCCTGTGCATCGGGCTCGTGGGGCTTGTGCTGACCGGCACTCCGGCCCACCTAGCGGTGATCGGCCTGATGGCCTTTTCCGGGTTGACGTGGGCGGCAACGGCGACGTCCGGAGGCAACCGCCTGGTCTACCTCGCACCGGCAGGTCAAAAAGGCACGGCCTCCGGGCATTTCACTGCATTCAGCTTTATGGCGCTGGCGGCTGGAGCGATCGTCGGCGGCCAGGTAGCCGGATTTTTCGGCTACTTCCCTGCCTTCGTGATTGCCGCAATAGCCGCGTTCATCGCTTCGATCCTGGCGATCCGTCTATAG